The sequence TCTGATGGTTACCCGCCCAATGTCATTCATCTCAAAGGTTTCTTGGTCTTTTATACGGTCGTACGTATTTATATCAACTTTATACAAAACATTCTTTATCATCGCTTTTTGCGAATTCTCTGTATGATAAACGGTGTATTTTGTTCTTGGCTGAGACGGTTTACTGCTCATCCAACAAAGCATTACGTCAAACTCTTGCGAGGTTTCTGGCCTGTTGTTGGTTCTAACAATCATATCGCCTCTGCTAACGTCTATATCGTCTTCCAAGGTTATGGAAACAGACATTGGCACGAATGCTTCTTCAAACTCTTCCTCAAAACCATCTATACTTTTTATTTTCGAAGTAAACCCAGATGGAAGCGCAACCACAATATCTCCTTTTCTAAAAACCCCACTGGCAATTCTACCTGCATACCCGCGATAGTCTATAAACCCTTCTCTTTGCGGACGAAGTACCGTTTGTACAGGAAAACGTGCGTCAATTTTATTAAGGTCGTTGCTAATGTGTAAAGTTTCCAAAGTATATAATAATGCTGCACCCTTATACCAGTTCATATTGTCAGAACGATTCACCACATTGTCACCGTGTAAAGCACTTATCGGAATATAAGTTATGTCCTGGATTACAAGTTTGGAAGACAGTTTTTCATATTGACTAACGATATCGTCATAAACAGCCTCATCATAATTCACCAAATCCATTTTGTTGATACATACAATTAAGTGTGGTATTTGCAAAAGCGAAGCAATAAACGAGTGTCTCTTAGTTTGCTCTATAACGCCGTGTCTTGCATCCACCAAAATAATGGCTGCATTGGCCGTGGAAGCCCCCGTAATCATATTCCGAGTATATTGAATATGACCAGGAGTATCTGCAATTATAAATTTTCTTTTGGGTGTGGTGAAATAACGATAAGCCACATCTATGGTAATCCCTTGCTCCCGCTCTTCTTTAAGCCCGTCAGTAAACATGGCAAGATCAATATTGTCGTGCCCTTTTTTCTTGCTCGTATTTTCAACGGCGGCTAATTGGTCTTCAAAAATTGACTTTGAGTCGTAAAGCAATCTTCCAATCAAGGTGCTTTTACCATCGTCAACACTTCCTGCGGTTGTAAATCTTAATAATTGATTGTTGTCTATTGCCATTGTTTTTTAATATGTGAATTCGTGAGTTTGTGAATTTGTGAGTTTGTGAGTTTGTGAGTTTGTGAGCGTGTGAGCGTGTGAGCGTGTGAGCTTTTTTAATTTTTTAAAGTTTGGATTAGCTTTATCAGCATTCTTTTAATATAATATATTTTCTCTTTTAATATTTTTGAATCATCAATAAAACCTAATCTATTAGATATTTCAATTTGAGTTTCCAATTCAGCGGCTGAGCCAAGACTGATATATAAAAATCTTTTAAATTCTTTCTTTGATTCCCGCGCTGCACCTTCAGCAATATTTGATGGAATGGATACTGATGCCCGACGAATCTGACTAGTAAGCCCAAATTTTTCTGAATCTGGAAAATTATGAGTAACCTTATATATTTCGATGACCAAATCCATCGACTCCTGATAAACCCTTAAATCGTTATGTGATTTCATAAAACTCCACTTATTTACCAATTCACCTACTCACCCATTCACAGACTCACAAACTAACCTTTTAAAAATACCCCTGCTTCTTCCTATCCTCCATCGCCGTTTCCGAGCGTTTATCATCGGAGCGATTTCCTCTTTCCGTCATTCGCATTGCTGAAACTTCTTCAACAATCTTTTCCAAAGTATCTGCGTCAGATTCAATTCCACCTGTTATAGTAATATCTCCCAACGTTCTAAAACGGATTTTCTTGGTTTCTATCTTTTCGTTTTCTTCCAGTTTTAAATGTTCTGAAACCGGAATCCACGAATCACTTCGCCGAACAACTTCCCGTTGATGAGCTAAATATAAAGATGGGATGCTGATGTTTTCACGTTTAATATAGTTCCAAACGTCCATTTCAGTCCAATTGCTTATTGGAAACGCTCTAAAATGTTCACCTTCAAAATACTTCCCGTTAAGCAAGTTCCATAATTCTGGGCGTTGGTTTTTAGGATCCCACTGACCAAAATCATCTCGATGTGAAAAGAAACGTTCCTTAGCACGTGCTTTTTCCTCATCGCGTCTTCCGCCACCAATGGCGCAATCTACTTTGTTGCTTTCTATGGCATCCAATAAAGTGGTGATTTGGAGTGCATTTCGCGTAGCATTTCTACCTTTTTCTTCAGCAACTCTTCCCGTATCAATAGATTCCTGAACTGAGCCAACAATTAATTGTACTCCAAGTTCTTCAATTAAATCATCACGAAATTGAATGGTTTCAGGAAAGTTATGTCCTGTATCTACGTGCATTAATGGAAAAGGTATTTTAGAAGGATAAAACGCCTTTCTGGCCAAATGTGTTACAAGAATTGAATCTTTTCCACCTGAAAAAAGAATCACAGGATTTTCAAACTGCGCCCAAACTTCGCGAAGTATATAGATGGCTTCAGATTCCAATTCGTCTAGATAATCTAAAAAGTATTTATTCATTTGTTAATTGGTTTATTCGTTACTTCGTGATTCGTTAATTCGTTAATTCGTTAATTTGTGATTCGTTAATTCGTTAATTCGTTGTTTAAACGCAATCCAAAGAATCTCCACTTCCTCAGTAAAATTCATTAATCTGAAGTTTGAAAGTAATCCAACGAATCCCAAATCCCTATTACCTATTACCTATTACCTATTACCTAATGCCTATTACCTAAAATTTCACTTCTCATCATTCTTATTACTTAAATATCTTATATATCCATTAATCAGTTGGATGCACTTTTCGACTTGTAAGCGAATTTCTTTTAAAGTTTCCAAATTTATGTAATCGCAATCTTTTGCTTCAACGGAATGGTCTAATATTTCTGAAACGGATCCTCTGGAATATCTTAAAAAATTGATATTTTCTTTGTAATGATAACTTCCCCAACCTTCAGCTATATTAGCTGTTGAAGAACGAGCGGCCCGCAATATTTGTGAGTACAATTCAAATTTCTCATTTTTTGGAAGTTTAATTAAAACATTTTCTTTCAAATAGACTTTCAAATTATAACATTCCTTCCAGCAATTCAATTCCTCAAAATTCCCAGCCATAATTTTTTTCATTAAGTTGGTTAATTGGATAATTCGGGATTCGTTAATTCGTTAATCCGAAGTTTAAAAGCAAATCCAACGATTCCCCGAATCCCGAATCCCGAATCCCAAATTACCGTCAAATCTTCTTAGCTATCACTCCCATAATTACCAAAACCGCCTCATCTACCGAAACCACCGTCGTATCAATTTCAATATCAGGAATCATCGGAGCTTCATAAGGAGCATTGACTCCAGTAAAATTCTTTATCTCTCCAGCTCTTGCTTTTGCATAGAGCCCTTTCGTGTCTCTTTTTTCACATTCTTCAATAGGCGTATTTACAAAAACCTCTACAAAGTTATTATAACCTACAATACGCTTCACATTTTCTCGATCTTCACGATACGGAGATACGAATGACGCCAAAACAACCAAGCCAGCATCAATCATTAAGTTGGCAACTTCGGCAATGCGCCTAATATTTTCGGTTCTATCTTCTGGAGAAAAAGATAGATTATTGTTTAAACCCTTGCGCACATTATCGCCATCCAAAAGATACGTATGAATACCACGCTCAAAAAGTGCCATTTCCACCGCATCTGCAATAGTAGATTTCCCCGAACCCGAAAGCCCCGTAAACCATAGCAACATTGGTTTTTGTTTCTTTAATTCGCTTCGTTGTATTTTCGAAATACTGAAATCATGCCGAATCACATTTTCCTCCATATTCAACTAATTTAAAACTTTTATAAAAATATCTAAATCTGTCACATTGAGCTCCACCAATAACTAGCTGGACGAAGTGCCATATTAACAAATTCCCAAACTCATCTCTACAAAACAACCCTCTACCCACTACCCTCTACTCTCTAACCCGTAATCCATACGGTACCAAACGCGTTCGTGAAGATAATATAAAATCATTTTGGTCAAAAGTTCCGAGAGACCAATCTTGAGTCCGATTAGCGGATTTCCAGTTACTAACCAAGACAGCAACATAGTGTCTAAGGTTCCAACCCCTCGCCAAGTAAGGGTTTTAAAAATGTGGCGTTTTCTACTTTCACGAACAATTCCTTTTTTAGAAAGATTAATTTTAAACCAAACCCTTTCGTGGAAATAATACAGAATCATCTTCGTAAATACTTCTGCCAAACCAATTTTAAGTCCCGTCCAAGGATTTCCCGTGATGAACCACGACAACAAAATCGTGTCCAAGGTTCCCACCATCCGCCATGTTATAGTTTTGGCAATATGTCTTTTACGGGATGGATCTCTCATATTAACGCTTCACCAAAAAATAGTTGTTCAATAAATTGGGTTTGTTGTATTGCATTGGTTTTCCTGTGCTTTGGTCTATCACTAAAACACCCGCGGCATTACAAATAGCGTGGCCAGCCGCAGTATCCCACTCCATTGTTGGCGCGAATCGCGGATAAATATGCGCCAAACCCTCAGCCACCAAACAGAACTTTAAAGAACTTCCTTTGGAAACGATTTCTACTCTATTATCCTTTTCTATTTCTGAAATGAAATTTTTAGTGTCTTCATTTAGATGCGAACGACTACCAACAACTATTACTTCGGAAGTAATTGGCGATGGTTTTATAATTTTAGCTTTTTCGAATATTTCTTCCAAGGAAATCTTTTCCGAAGAAACAATAATCTTTTTTGAAGATTTTTCGTCTTCAGAAGTAAAATATAGTTCTTTTGAAACTGGAACATATATCACACCAAGAATCGGACTGCCATTTTCTATAAGGGCAATATTTACAGTGAATTCGCCATTGCGTTTTATAAATTCTTTAGTGCCATCAACCGGATCCACAATCCAGCAACGGGTCCAATCTTTTCTTTCAGAATAATCTAGCTGACGATTTTCTTCACTTATAATTTGAATGCCTGTAGGTTTTAAATAGCCGTTAATCACTTCATTCGCGTTTTTATCGGCTTGCGTTAAAGGGGAATTGTCATCCTTTGTTTCCACACCAAAGTCTGTTTCATACACTTTAAGTATTTCTATTCCTGCATCTAAAGCAGCTTTTATGGCTATTGATAAATTAGTTTTCATCCTGAAATTTTGTTAGAAGCACGAAGTTACTATAATTTGAATAAAGAGAACCTTCATATTTGACTGTCGTTCTCTTAAAAAAATAGAAAAAACAACACGTTAAAAAAAGGCTAAACCCTCCTACTTTATTGTTCTCTGAAGAGCTATTGGCTATCTTTGAGAAAACCTTAAAAAAACAAAACATGGGCTATTTAAACCTAGATAAAACAAAAACTACTGCCACTGCAAAAGAATTAAACGTACTGTTGGCAGACTATCATTTATACTATCAAAAACTTCGAAATTTCCATTGGAATGTGGTTGGTAAAAATTTCTTCGAACTTCACGTAAAATTTGAAGAAATGTATGACGATGCTAAACTAAAAGTGGATGAAGTTGCTGAACGTATCTTAACACTCCGTTTTCAGCCAGAAAGTAATTTTTCAAATTATTTGAAAACTAGTAACATCAAAGAATCTTCTGAAGACACTAAAGATGTTGAAATGGTTAAAATACTGCTGGACGACCACGGAAAACTTCTAAAACAAATGCGAAAAGTTGTTGAAACTGCAGATAAAGCTGGCGATGAAGGAACCATAGATATGATTGGTGGCTTTATTGGCCATATTGAAAAAGTAAGCTGGATGCTGGATGCTTGGTCTATGAAGAGCACGGATAATCATCCGGAAGCGTAGATTAGACGGTAGACGGTAGACGGTAGACGGTAGACGGTAGACGGTAGACGGTAGACGGTAGACGGTAGACGGTAGACGGTAGACGGTAGACGGTAGACGGTAGACGGTAGATAAAATAAAAAAAAGCTGAGAAAGTTTGACAATTTGTTCATTCTTTTTCAGCTTTTTTTGTTAAAAATCTTACTTTCAAGACGAAATCAAATTCCCCTTTAGGGGCTAGGGGGTCAAAACGTATTTAGAAATCAAACCCCAATCCAAAAGTAATACGTGTTCCTTCCTCAGAATTGAATACACTAAAGTTTGCATTCAGGCCACCGGCTCCATTAATCCACAAACCGCCACCACGAGAGTTGTGCCATTTTTTTGATGGGTCATCTTTTATCCAAATTCGTCCCAAATCTGCACCTACATAAAGTCCGGTGTCTATTGGTATTAGTCCAATTTTAAACGAAGGTAAACTGTAACGGAAATCTGCACTACCTACCAAAAACGACTTCCCGCTAAACCGCTGCTCCCGATACCCCCGCAATCCATTATCTTCCCCGAGAGTGGCTGCCTGATAAAACTGATAACGCCCGCCAATATTAACTTGATTGCGCACATTTGTTTTTAAAACCAACTTTCTATTTTTGGTTAAATGGTTGTAAAAGCCTATCCGTGATTTTATAAAGCCATGTATATCGTCCGTATCCTTCAAATTATCAGTCACACCCACATTTAAGTCAAACATCATCCCAATAGTTGGGTTTCGGATTTCATCGTAACTTCTGTAATTATAAATTGCTTCCAAAGTTCCGAAAAAACTGTTTTTATTCATATTCGGAATACTCACATCAGAAATAATTGAAACGTTGGAATTGTTCACATCATAACTATCAAAAGTAGTTTGTAGCTTGAAGAAACTACCAAAATTACTATTTCGAAGCAATCCTACGTTGGCAGAAATGTGTTGCACTTCTACCCTATTGTATTCAAACCCCTTTTCATCTTGAAAATTCTCCGTTTCATTTCCGAAGCCGAAAAAATTAATATTGTAATTGGGACTAGTAAGACTTGCTCCAAAACTAAGATTCAAATCATCCTGAATATTGGCAAACTCTCCCGAATAAGAAAGCTCGAAACTATTTTGATCCGTGAAGTAAGCAGCACCTAAAACATGTTTCTGCGAAAAAGGGTTTCGCTGAAAATTATCAACCCTATAAACGTATTGCAAAGCAGCACGAAATCCATCGTCTGGATTGTAACCTATTGCCGAAACAAAGCCTTGATTGCGTTCTATCTGTTTTCTAAAATCATAAGTATTTAGGTTGTAAACATCCGTAAAACGAATAGTTCCACCGTTTTTTGATTCAACAATACTCGGAAAGCTTTCAGAATCGTAAACTTTTACTCGTCTTCCTTCATTTAAAGCATAAGTGTCTTCATCATTACCGCCAATAGCTCGAATGTATATAAGATCGTTTTCCTTGCCATTTACAATAAATTTATCCTTACCGCTAAGGCCATAAACCCAGATTTCTTTGGTGTCTTTATGATTATAGGTTCTATCTGTAAGGGTAACAGATATTACACCATTAATGGTTGTAAATGTTTTGATATTTGTCTTTCCATCTGGTAAACGGGTAATCTCAAAAACATCGTCATAATCCGTTCCCACAACGGTTTGTAAGGTTGAAAGAAAGGTGTAATACTTATCGGCAATAGCGACCAAATTCTCCCTTCTATCTTTCAGTTTTTGCTTAATGTCTGCTAAAGATTCATCTTGAACTTCTTGCGGAATTTCATTAAAAGCCTTTTCAATAACCGCATCCGTAATACTGTCTTGAATGGATTTTGCTAAATACTTCCATTGACTTCTACCTGAATTTTCCAGTAACGCCCTGTCTAGAATAATACTTTCTTTATTGAATCGTTTTAAATCAGTTATATTTTCACCATAAACCTGACTCTCAAAAGATCCGTTGAAAAGCGAACGCGTTAAATCTGAAATATTACCTTCAAAACTTGAAAAAGCGTTGTCCCGATTCTTGGGAATGGGAACAAACACGTTCTTTTTATATCTGTTGAAGTATTCCGCCCATTGCCAATGATCTGGTTCACGGTCCCAATAACCAATGAGCATATCAAACAATCGAGATTTTATATAATTTTCTTCATCCAAAGAAACATCGCCAGTTTTTTGAAGTTTTATAAGAATATCATCCGTAGTTTCCACATCGTCTGGATATTTGAAAAGACCTTCGCCTTCACTGCTTTCAGAAGGTTCAATGGAAATTAAATACAATTCATCCCCAAAGGTTTCATTATAATTTCCCAATCGCTTTTGTTTGGGAACATAATAAAGCTGCGGCGTAGTGTAAAATATATTGATAGCCCTTGCAAGATCAGGAACAGCCATAACCGCATATGGGTGGGAAGCGGTGTAAAAGCCTATTCCCTGCCCCTTCAAATTTGGTGCGTCCACTTTCTCAGGTTCGGAAGGTTCGTTTTTATTGTCGTCAAAAACTATTTTTCTTGAAATCTGCAAGGCTTTCTTACCCATTTTCCGCATTCGGTAGCGATTGCCTTTTTGATCGGTCAGTAATAGTGAATTGTAATCTGCCCCCTTAGTTTCATTTATAACTTTTAAACCTCCATAAAGTGTATCCAAGGACGCCACTTGAGCTGTGACTGGCTTGGAATAGGCGTCCTTATATTTAGATCCCCAAATGGTTTTAAAGAACAACGCTTCGCTAATACTATCTTGTTTGTAAATTGGAACAGTGTATTGCTGCGGAAACATTTTAGGATAAATAGAAATATCTAATTTTTTTGGAGCAGGAATCACTTCCTTTTGAAAGAGAAGTTTTGGCTCGTGATTTTCGCCTTTCACAAAATAACGAACCCATGAAGAACCATCATCAAAAACATCTAAAACTGCAAATCCCTGCGCTCCAGTGCTAAAAAAACCGTCTTTGCCAGTGGCAGCGTAAGATTCCTTAGAGCCAGCTCCAGAAACAATTTGCTGAAATCCATCCTTTTCAATGTATTGTAAGTTATGATCGTGACCGGAAACAAAAACCAATCTTTTATTGTTCTTGGCGAGCTGCTGTAGGCGAATCATCAAATTATTGTAAAGCTCATTATATCTATCTTGCACCGAAACACCGCCTCGCGAACGTATTTGCACAACCAAAGAAGACAAAACTGGTAATGGAATTTTTTTCTGAAAAGGGTATAAATGTTTTTCCAAAGCAAAGTATCCACCGTGGTTTCCGTTAGTAAACATTGGATGGTGCATTGCAAAAACAATGGTTTTGTTTTGGTTCTTTTCTAGTGCTAATTCCAGTTCAATAAAAAATTTTTCACGGGTTTTGATATCGCAATTCTGGTTTATTGTGGGATTTTTGTTCCAATCTTCTAAAAACCATTGCGTATCGATCACTATCAACTGAATATCATCAGAAACCGTGATGCTTTCCAAGGGGCAACCGTTGCTGGGCCTAAAAGCATCTTGATCTGGGAACTTAGATTCCACGTAATTTTCTTCGCGAGCTACACCAACAACGCCATCGTTATACCATTCATGGTTGCCGGGAATAAAAATAGTATGTCCGTCATAATCTTTTAATGAATTATGCTGCGCATCTATCATATTTTCAGATAGCTTTCGGCGTGGGTGTCCTTCTGGATCCATTCCAGCTGGATAAATATTGTCGCCCAAAAAGATGGTATAGTTCCCTGGTATTTTTTCTTTCTTCAAATATTTTTTAAAAGTGATAAGCGCATCGCTCATTCCACCCATTGGCGAAAGGCCAGCATCACCCACTAAATAAAAGGTCTTTTCTACTTTTTTATCTGAAGGATATATAGGTTTTGCATCTTTATCCTTAAACTGAGGTGCATAAGTCGCACAGGAGGAAATAAGACAAACCGTAAAAAATAGAAAAGAAAACTTTTTAAAAATCATAAATCCATTACATTGAAAAAGCGACTCCAAAGGTAAAGCGTAATCCTTCATCTCCAGTAAAAAGATTAAAAGTTCCGCTCAAAATATCTGCAGTATTTACCCAAACACCGCCACCATAACTACTGTGCAAAACGTCTGAAGTATCATTCGGCACCCAAACACGACCCACGTCATAACCTCCAAAAACCCCAATCTGCACTGGAACAAGAGCAGTTCTAAATTTATTGAAACTATAGCGAAGATCTGCTCCTGCTACTGCTGCACTCCTACCCGTAAAACGTTCGTTTCTATATGCTCTCAGTCCGGTATCGCTTCCTAATTGTGCGCCTTGGTAAAACTCAAAATTGTTTCCTATGTTAAATTGACCACGAACATCTGTTTTTAGAACAAGTTTTCTGTTTCGAGTTAAGGCGTTATAAAAAACAATTTGTGGTTTTACGTATCCAAAAACACGGTCGCTATTTTCCACATTTTGTGTTCCACCTAAAACTAGTGTAAAATCCATCCCGCGGGTCGGGTTCACCTTATTGTCATAGCTTTCATATTCATAAGTTCCTTCGGCAGTAACGAAATACTTTGTTTCATCAAGATCTGCGCTGTTTGGATTTAGCGAGATAAATCTTCCTGGAGTGTTTTCAACTTCAATTCCTTCAAAAGTGGCTTTAAATTGAAACATGCTTCCGAAAGGAGAATCTTTTTTAATACCAATGGAACCGCCGTAGCCGCCTATGCGAACTCGGTTATAATCTTTTTCTAAATCGAATTCATAATCAGGGTTGATTGTTTCATTTCCGAAACCGAAAAAGTTTTCTGAAAAGTTAGGGTTTTTGAAATAACCTCCCAAAAGGAAATTCCAGTTTCCAAAGATATTGGCGAACTCGCCTTCATAGCTTGCATCAAAACTATTTGTTCCAAAATAATAACCCAAAGCTACTCTATGCTGCTGCGAAAAAGGATTCCGCTGAAAACCGTTAACGGTATAAACATCTGAAATACCAATCTTAAAACCATCATCAGGATTGTAGCCCAATGCAGGAAGAAAAAGGTTTACGCTTTGAATCTGTTTTTTAACGTCATACGTGTTAAAATCATAATTGTCAGTGAATCTAAAGGCTGCACCGCCTTTTTCTTCCACCGTATTTTTCTTGCTTTTTTGATCGTAAACTTTCACTTTCCGACCGTTCGCAATTTTATAAGTATCGTTGTTCTGACCACCAATAATTCTAATAAAAATTGGTCTATTGCCTTTTCCTTTCACCTCAAAAACGTCATCATCATCTAATCCATAAACCCAAATTTCGCAAGTTTCATTTGCGTCAAAAGTGCGATCTACCATTACATCTGCTTTTTCACCATCTTTAAGACGGTAGGTTTTGATATTCGTTTTTCCTTCAGGCAAACGAGTGATTTCAAATAAATCATCTTTATCTGTTCCTGTAATTACTTGCAGTTTGGCCAAATAATCATAATATTCTTGTGCTATTTTTACGATATTATCTCGTCTTCCCTTTAATTTATTTTCAATATCGGCTGCTGTTTCGTCTTGTGCCTCTTTCGGAAGGTCTCTAAAGGCGTTTTCGATTACTTCATCTGTAACATTCTCTTGAATGTATTTAGCTTCGGCTAACCAAGTGTCTTTTCCTTCGTTTTGGATTAATGCGTGATCCAGTTTTATCCCAGCAGAATTAAACCATTTGGTATGTTTAAGCTCCGCACCATACACCTGAAATTGGCGAGAAGTGTTGAATAGTGTTCTTGCCAAATCCAACAAACCACCATCAAAATTTGAATACACTTGATCTCTATCGCGTGGAATTGGATCAAAAGTTCTTGAACCATCATCGTTGTCGTGCTGCGTAAAACGCCACTGATCGTTATGACGGTCCCAATCTCCCACCAACATATCAAAAATTCTGGCGCGGATATAGGCTTTCTCGTTCAATTTGTATTTTTCGTCCTTTCTTAATTTGGCCAAAAGATCGTCCGTACTCTCAACATCATCTGGATTATCAAAAAGATCTCCGTCAAAAGCTTTATCGGGACGTTCCACAATCATATAAAGCTCATCACCATAATTTTCATTGAATTCTCCCAGAGCCTTTTGTTTTGGTACGTAATAAAGTTTGGGATTTGTATGGAGAATATTCGCTGCATCCGATAATTTTGGAATCGTAAAAGCCCCATAAGGATGGGCAGCCGTATAAAAATCGAGAATCAAATCTTCTGGAATGGTGTTCTTGAAATCGTTTTCAACTTCCTTATTCTTGACAATTACGTTTTGCAGAAATTGTAGGGCACTTTTCTTCATTGCCCGCATATTATAAGTGCGTCCGTCCTTATCTTCCAAACGAAGTGAGCGGGTTTGGTGGCCACCACCAGCGCGAATTACATTTAAACCACCATAAAGCGTGTCTAAAAGAACTGTTTTTGCAGTTACATCTGTGCCATAAACTTTACGGTAATGCTTACCCCAAACTGTTTTATAAAAACCAGTTTTCTCAACCATTTCATCTGTATAAATACTGGATTTCGTCGTTTCTGGAAAGTTCTCGTGAAGTGTAGAGAAATCGAACTTTTTTAAGGCTGGGTTTACTTCTTTTTCAAAAAGCATTTCAGAAGTACCGTCTTCATTTGCTTTAAAAAATTGTACTGTGGAAGCTCCATTTTTATAAACATCCATTCTCGCAAAACCTTCTTGCCCAG comes from Aequorivita sublithincola DSM 14238 and encodes:
- a CDS encoding phosphoesterase, giving the protein MNKINIFITFTASILFSACATYQPQNSANQDSSQTITSKAEVDNSFYLIGNAGTGDSEISNSVNSLKNYLSKNNSEDSYVLFLGNSFFPEGMPPKDEAKKKKAETSMQLQIDALKDFKGKVVVIPGNRDWKSGVDGLEFEEDFLKARFNDADVLQPNNGCPLESIDVDKDTQLIVLDTQWFLEDWDKYPKMNDKCDIKTRDKLFTEIEGELKKNATKTIVFAMYHPLITYGEHGGKYPMIHKDFFSTFIKQVKIQGAISKQDRYNERYNELMDRLKVLTKDLDRLVFVSALDESLQYSENGPVKQIVSGSGSGATAAALGQYGQFVAGQEGFARMDVYKNGASTVQFFKANEDGTSEMLFEKEVNPALKKFDFSTLHENFPETTKSSIYTDEMVEKTGFYKTVWGKHYRKVYGTDVTAKTVLLDTLYGGLNVIRAGGGHQTRSLRLEDKDGRTYNMRAMKKSALQFLQNVIVKNKEVENDFKNTIPEDLILDFYTAAHPYGAFTIPKLSDAANILHTNPKLYYVPKQKALGEFNENYGDELYMIVERPDKAFDGDLFDNPDDVESTDDLLAKLRKDEKYKLNEKAYIRARIFDMLVGDWDRHNDQWRFTQHDNDDGSRTFDPIPRDRDQVYSNFDGGLLDLARTLFNTSRQFQVYGAELKHTKWFNSAGIKLDHALIQNEGKDTWLAEAKYIQENVTDEVIENAFRDLPKEAQDETAADIENKLKGRRDNIVKIAQEYYDYLAKLQVITGTDKDDLFEITRLPEGKTNIKTYRLKDGEKADVMVDRTFDANETCEIWVYGLDDDDVFEVKGKGNRPIFIRIIGGQNNDTYKIANGRKVKVYDQKSKKNTVEEKGGAAFRFTDNYDFNTYDVKKQIQSVNLFLPALGYNPDDGFKIGISDVYTVNGFQRNPFSQQHRVALGYYFGTNSFDASYEGEFANIFGNWNFLLGGYFKNPNFSENFFGFGNETINPDYEFDLEKDYNRVRIGGYGGSIGIKKDSPFGSMFQFKATFEGIEVENTPGRFISLNPNSADLDETKYFVTAEGTYEYESYDNKVNPTRGMDFTLVLGGTQNVENSDRVFGYVKPQIVFYNALTRNRKLVLKTDVRGQFNIGNNFEFYQGAQLGSDTGLRAYRNERFTGRSAAVAGADLRYSFNKFRTALVPVQIGVFGGYDVGRVWVPNDTSDVLHSSYGGGVWVNTADILSGTFNLFTGDEGLRFTFGVAFSM